The following proteins are co-located in the Terriglobales bacterium genome:
- the panB gene encoding 3-methyl-2-oxobutanoate hydroxymethyltransferase produces the protein MSITSPGLPGESHLPKITTSTLLEKKQRHEPIVSLTAYDYASGRLLDEAGIDVILVGDSLAQVMLGYESTLPVTVEEMLHHVRAVRRGVRRALLVADMPYASYHVTKNEALRNATRFVKEGGAEAVKIEGGEKRVELVRRLLEAEIPVFGHIGLTPQSVHVMGGYKVQGKTLAAVEQLLRDAVALDQAGVSGLYLEGIPREVAGMITAEIGAPTIGIGAGPECDGQVLVLHDLIGLTFAPPAKFVRRYADAAALLSGAARSFKEDVVSGAYPSDEESYHLPRETQAALETLLARPRVARR, from the coding sequence ATGAGCATCACGTCTCCGGGGCTCCCAGGCGAGTCCCACCTTCCCAAGATCACCACGTCCACCCTTCTGGAGAAGAAGCAGCGGCACGAGCCCATCGTCTCGCTCACCGCCTACGACTACGCCTCCGGCCGGCTGCTGGACGAGGCCGGCATCGACGTGATCCTGGTGGGCGACTCGCTGGCCCAGGTCATGCTGGGCTATGAGAGCACGCTGCCGGTGACGGTGGAGGAGATGCTGCACCACGTGCGCGCGGTGCGGCGCGGGGTGCGGCGCGCCCTGCTGGTCGCCGACATGCCCTACGCCTCCTACCACGTCACCAAGAACGAGGCCCTGCGCAACGCCACCCGCTTCGTGAAGGAGGGTGGCGCCGAGGCGGTCAAGATCGAAGGTGGGGAGAAGCGCGTGGAACTGGTGCGGCGGCTGCTGGAGGCCGAGATCCCGGTCTTCGGGCACATCGGGCTGACCCCGCAGTCGGTGCACGTGATGGGCGGCTACAAGGTGCAGGGCAAGACCCTGGCCGCGGTGGAGCAGCTCCTGCGCGACGCGGTGGCGCTGGACCAGGCGGGCGTCTCGGGGCTGTATCTCGAGGGTATCCCGCGCGAGGTGGCGGGGATGATCACAGCCGAGATCGGCGCGCCCACCATCGGCATCGGGGCAGGGCCGGAGTGCGACGGCCAGGTGCTGGTGCTGCACGACCTGATCGGGCTGACCTTCGCGCCCCCGGCCAAGTTCGTGCGCCGCTACGCCGACGCGGCCGCGCTGCTCTCGGGCGCCGCGCGCAGCTTCAAAGAGGACGTGGTCTCGGGCGCCTACCCCTCGGACGAAGAGTCGTATCACCTGCCGCGGGAGACGCAGGCGGCGCTGGAGACGCTGCTGGCG
- a CDS encoding deoxynucleoside kinase, which translates to MANLFEPPKYIAIEGPIRVGKSTLANIIAERLHAQLITEPENNPFLRAFYDGEAGAAFQAQLAFLIERYQQLKTLDVGPASRKTIVADYIFEKDKLFACINLNDAELGVYNRFYNEFREQLPTPELVIYLQAKPEVLKKRMKKKNSPGEQAISDDYIEEVARAYEHFFFHYSASDLLVVNTSDIDFVDRHEDLQELLRRLTAPIKGTQYFLPLGAESASA; encoded by the coding sequence ATGGCCAACCTCTTCGAGCCGCCCAAGTACATTGCCATAGAAGGGCCCATCCGAGTCGGCAAGAGCACCCTGGCCAACATCATCGCCGAGCGCCTGCACGCCCAACTGATCACCGAGCCGGAGAACAATCCCTTCCTGCGCGCCTTCTACGACGGCGAAGCCGGGGCGGCCTTCCAGGCGCAACTGGCCTTCCTCATCGAGCGCTACCAGCAGTTGAAGACGCTGGACGTGGGCCCGGCCTCGCGCAAGACCATCGTCGCCGACTACATCTTCGAGAAGGACAAGCTCTTCGCCTGCATCAACCTCAACGACGCCGAATTGGGCGTCTACAACCGCTTCTACAACGAATTCCGCGAGCAGTTGCCCACGCCCGAGCTGGTCATCTACCTGCAAGCCAAGCCCGAGGTGCTCAAGAAGCGGATGAAGAAGAAGAACTCGCCCGGAGAGCAGGCCATCAGCGACGACTACATCGAGGAAGTGGCGCGCGCCTATGAGCACTTCTTCTTCCACTACTCGGCCTCGGACCTGCTGGTGGTCAACACCTCGGACATCGACTTCGTGGACCGCCACGAGGACCTGCAGGAATTGCTGCGCCGCCTGACCGCCCCCATCAAGGGCACGCAGTACTTCCTGCCGCTGGGAGCGGAGTCGGCCAGCGCCTAG
- a CDS encoding polysaccharide deacetylase family protein: MIATAIAAGAGALAGLASVSAYAAMAPRSQLFGATFTGLTPGTRRLALTYDDGPNHPHTLRLLEVLERHQAKATFFLIGRYVRQRPEIAQAVARAGHAVGNHTFTHPNLFFTSPGLVRKELEDCQTALREVVGEPAPIFRPPFGARRPGVLRAARALGLTPVMWTVTCYDWKATTAERVEQHARRQIRGGDVILLHDGGHLEMGADRAHTVEATDRLLRRYKNEGYEFVTVPEMMKTIG, from the coding sequence ATGATCGCTACCGCCATCGCCGCCGGTGCGGGTGCGCTCGCGGGACTCGCCAGCGTGAGCGCCTATGCCGCCATGGCGCCGCGCTCGCAGCTTTTCGGCGCGACCTTCACCGGCCTGACGCCGGGGACGCGCCGCCTCGCCCTCACCTACGACGACGGCCCCAACCATCCTCACACCCTGCGCCTGCTGGAAGTGCTGGAGCGCCACCAGGCCAAGGCGACCTTCTTCCTGATCGGGCGCTACGTGCGCCAGCGCCCCGAGATCGCGCAGGCGGTGGCGCGCGCCGGCCACGCTGTCGGCAACCACACATTCACTCATCCCAACCTGTTCTTCACCTCGCCCGGCCTGGTGCGCAAGGAATTGGAGGACTGCCAGACGGCGCTGCGGGAGGTGGTGGGCGAGCCCGCGCCCATCTTCCGTCCGCCCTTCGGCGCGCGCCGTCCCGGGGTGCTGCGCGCCGCGCGCGCCCTGGGCCTGACGCCGGTGATGTGGACGGTGACCTGCTACGACTGGAAGGCGACCACGGCCGAGCGCGTGGAGCAGCACGCCCGGCGGCAGATCCGCGGCGGCGACGTCATCCTGCTGCACGACGGCGGGCACCTCGAGATGGGCGCCGACCGCGCCCATACCGTCGAGGCCACCGACCGCCTGCTCCGCCGCTATAAGAACGAGGGCTACGAGTTCGTGACCGTGCCCGAGATGATGAAAACCATCGGGTGA